In Neodiprion pinetum isolate iyNeoPine1 chromosome 6, iyNeoPine1.2, whole genome shotgun sequence, one genomic interval encodes:
- the LOC124222504 gene encoding M-phase inducer phosphatase isoform X2, producing the protein MMHWRKVSESSSEMYDCTRLFKNAFKLTHRTHEATVRRSLARRLVGMTSQDLTNSEIVLPSSSGKENGFALRRSQTSKSSPRKLPAPVKSRAPLEDWDPNSQDSGYGTNYPDKDDVKCQDQFRFAEPLGVAPRRSSAESGSPLRSPHRSPVRNIRPPFFNSLSSGSESMDDGFTELVDMENLDEDTQLPCGLSSLLSGQIMAEKPTESELTTPEGRPKPSMRRSLSLQNENVTPQSSKVRSCLFRSPTAICSVSRLSFDDSPRMNSSPVSPPPKSFKRPEPPTNASPAFVKRSRKSNSLQDISEKTTSPQKPSLQRCFSETEAHALIKSAIHRSTTDADLTGDFSKQCILPLAEGQHEDLKSISSSTLAALIRGEFTDRVRSFKIVDCRYPYEFEGGHVEGALNLFSKDMIEQHLLEPLTNVPEIQSDAEKRDIVVFHCEFSWERGPNLSRFLRNIDRQRNKEHYPALHYPEVYLLHGGYQQFYNQQKELCSPQGYRPMRHPDHEADLRQFRSKSKSWQGEKSRLNSSSARTNLKRLGL; encoded by the exons ATGATGCATTGGAGAAAGGTTTCGGAATCGTCCTCGGAAATGTACGATTGCACaag ACTCTTCAAAAATGCCTTCAAACTTACTCACAGGACACATGAAGCGACCGTAAGACGATCGCTGGCCCGTCGCCTTGTTGGCATGACGTCGCAAGACCTTACCAACTCTGAAATAGTGCTGCCATCTTCCTCCGGCAAGGAGAACGGATTCGCACTCCGTAGATCCCAGACCTCCAAAAGTAGTCCTCGAAAG cTTCCCGCACCGGTAAAATCCCGTGCGCCTCTGGAGGATTGGGATCCGAACAGCCAGGACAGTGGATATGGGACGAATTATCCTGACAAGGATGACGTCAAATGTCAGGATCAGTTCAGGTTTGCGGAACCATTGGGTGTCGCTCCGAGACGTTCTTCCGCCGAGTCCGGAAGTCCGTTGCGATCCCCGCATAGATCACCGGTCAGAAACATCCGACCTCCGTTCTTCAACAGCCTTTCATCCGGCTCGGAAAGCATGGACGACGGTTTCACAGAGCTCGTCGACATGGAAAATCTGGACGAGGACACGCAGCTACCCTGCGGATTGTCCTCGCTTCTCTCCGGTCAGATTATGGCCGAGAAGCCGACGGAGTCCGAGCTCACAACGCCGGAAGGCCGCCCGAAGCCTTCCATGCGGCGTTCGCTCTCTCTGCAGAACGAAAACGTCACACCTCAGAGCTCGAAGGTCAGATCCTGCCTGTTCAGATCTCCGACCGCGATATGCTCGGTGTCAAGATTATCCTTCGACGACAGCCCACGGATGAATTCGTCGCCCGTATCGCCGCCACCAAAATCGTTCAAGAGACCTGAACCACCGACAAACGCCAGCCCAGCATTCGTCAAGAGATCTAGGAAATCTAACAGCCTGCAGGATATATCGGAGAAAACTACCAGCCCACAGAAGCCGTCCCTTCAGAGATGCTTTTCGGAGACTGAGGCGCACGCTCTCATCAAATCTGCGATTCACAGAAGTACAACCGACGCCGATCTCACCGGAGATTTCAGCAAACAGTGCATACTTCCATTGGCCGAAGGACAGCACGAAGATCTTAAATCGATATCCTCGAGCACATTGGCGGCGCTGATTCGCGGAGAGTTCACCGATCGTGTAAGGTCTTTCAAGATTGTTGACTGCAGATATCCATACGAATTTGAAGGAGGCCACGTCGAAGGCGCCTTAAACCTCTTCAGCAAAGACATGATCGAACAGCATCTACTCGAACCGTTGACGAATGTTCCGGAAATTCAATCGGACGCAGAAAAGCGGGACATCGTTGTTTTTCACTGTGAATTTTCCTGGGAAAGAGGACCAAATCTTTCCCGTTTCCTTCGCAACATAGACAGACAACGTAACAAGGAACACTATCCGGCGCTCCATTATCCAGAGGTATATCTCCTTCACGGTGGATATCAACAATTTTACAATCAGCAGAAGGAACTCTGCTCACCCCAGGGATACAGACCTATGCGGCATCCCGATCACGAAGCAGATTTGCGCCAGTTTCGCAGCAAGAGCAAGAGTTGGCAAGGCGAAAAATCGCGATTAAACAGTTCCTCTGCCCGTACCAATCTGAAGCGACTCGGTTTGTAG
- the LOC124222504 gene encoding M-phase inducer phosphatase isoform X3 codes for MTSQDLTNSEIVLPSSSGKENGFALRRSQTSKSSPRKLPAPVKSRAPLEDWDPNSQDSGYGTNYPDKDDVKCQDQFRFAEPLGVAPRRSSAESGSPLRSPHRSPVRNIRPPFFNSLSSGSESMDDGFTELVDMENLDEDTQLPCGLSSLLSGQIMAEKPTESELTTPEGRPKPSMRRSLSLQNENVTPQSSKVRSCLFRSPTAICSVSRLSFDDSPRMNSSPVSPPPKSFKRPEPPTNASPAFVKRSRKSNSLQDISEKTTSPQKPSLQRCFSETEAHALIKSAIHRSTTDADLTGDFSKQCILPLAEGQHEDLKSISSSTLAALIRGEFTDRVRSFKIVDCRYPYEFEGGHVEGALNLFSKDMIEQHLLEPLTNVPEIQSDAEKRDIVVFHCEFSWERGPNLSRFLRNIDRQRNKEHYPALHYPEVYLLHGGYQQFYNQQKELCSPQGYRPMRHPDHEADLRQFRSKSKSWQGEKSRLNSSSARTNLKRLGL; via the exons ATGACGTCGCAAGACCTTACCAACTCTGAAATAGTGCTGCCATCTTCCTCCGGCAAGGAGAACGGATTCGCACTCCGTAGATCCCAGACCTCCAAAAGTAGTCCTCGAAAG cTTCCCGCACCGGTAAAATCCCGTGCGCCTCTGGAGGATTGGGATCCGAACAGCCAGGACAGTGGATATGGGACGAATTATCCTGACAAGGATGACGTCAAATGTCAGGATCAGTTCAGGTTTGCGGAACCATTGGGTGTCGCTCCGAGACGTTCTTCCGCCGAGTCCGGAAGTCCGTTGCGATCCCCGCATAGATCACCGGTCAGAAACATCCGACCTCCGTTCTTCAACAGCCTTTCATCCGGCTCGGAAAGCATGGACGACGGTTTCACAGAGCTCGTCGACATGGAAAATCTGGACGAGGACACGCAGCTACCCTGCGGATTGTCCTCGCTTCTCTCCGGTCAGATTATGGCCGAGAAGCCGACGGAGTCCGAGCTCACAACGCCGGAAGGCCGCCCGAAGCCTTCCATGCGGCGTTCGCTCTCTCTGCAGAACGAAAACGTCACACCTCAGAGCTCGAAGGTCAGATCCTGCCTGTTCAGATCTCCGACCGCGATATGCTCGGTGTCAAGATTATCCTTCGACGACAGCCCACGGATGAATTCGTCGCCCGTATCGCCGCCACCAAAATCGTTCAAGAGACCTGAACCACCGACAAACGCCAGCCCAGCATTCGTCAAGAGATCTAGGAAATCTAACAGCCTGCAGGATATATCGGAGAAAACTACCAGCCCACAGAAGCCGTCCCTTCAGAGATGCTTTTCGGAGACTGAGGCGCACGCTCTCATCAAATCTGCGATTCACAGAAGTACAACCGACGCCGATCTCACCGGAGATTTCAGCAAACAGTGCATACTTCCATTGGCCGAAGGACAGCACGAAGATCTTAAATCGATATCCTCGAGCACATTGGCGGCGCTGATTCGCGGAGAGTTCACCGATCGTGTAAGGTCTTTCAAGATTGTTGACTGCAGATATCCATACGAATTTGAAGGAGGCCACGTCGAAGGCGCCTTAAACCTCTTCAGCAAAGACATGATCGAACAGCATCTACTCGAACCGTTGACGAATGTTCCGGAAATTCAATCGGACGCAGAAAAGCGGGACATCGTTGTTTTTCACTGTGAATTTTCCTGGGAAAGAGGACCAAATCTTTCCCGTTTCCTTCGCAACATAGACAGACAACGTAACAAGGAACACTATCCGGCGCTCCATTATCCAGAGGTATATCTCCTTCACGGTGGATATCAACAATTTTACAATCAGCAGAAGGAACTCTGCTCACCCCAGGGATACAGACCTATGCGGCATCCCGATCACGAAGCAGATTTGCGCCAGTTTCGCAGCAAGAGCAAGAGTTGGCAAGGCGAAAAATCGCGATTAAACAGTTCCTCTGCCCGTACCAATCTGAAGCGACTCGGTTTGTAG